A DNA window from Eptesicus fuscus isolate TK198812 chromosome 8, DD_ASM_mEF_20220401, whole genome shotgun sequence contains the following coding sequences:
- the ADPRHL1 gene encoding inactive ADP-ribosyltransferase ARH2 has translation MEKFQAAMLLASVGDALGYRNARKENSAIGTKIQEDLQKLGGLDHLVLSPEKWPVSDNTIMHLATARALTTDYWCLDDLYREMVKHYVEVLEKLPEHRADPATIDGCSQLKPDNYLLAWHTPFNEKGSGFGAATKAMCIGMRYWKPERLETLIEVSIECGRMTHNHPTGFLGALCTALFASYAIQGKPLEQWGRDMMKTVPLAEEYCKKTIRHLAEYQEHWFYFEAKWQFYLEERKLSEDTESQAAFPDHYDAEERDKTYKKWSSEGRGGRRGHDAPMIAYDALLGAGNNWTELCHRAMFHGGESGATGTIAGCLFGLLHGLGAVPEGLHQELEHRAELLHLGEALHRLSTEEK, from the exons ATGGAGAAATTTCAGGCTGCGATGCTGCTGGCGAGTGTCGGGGACGCTCTCGGTTACAGAAACGCCCGCAAGGAGAACAGTGCCATCGGCACAAAGATCCAGGAGGACCTGCAAAAGCTCGGGGGGCTGGACCACCTGGTGCTCTCACCGGAGAAGTGGCCTGTGAGTGACAACACCATCATGCACCTGGCGACGGCCAGGGCCCTCACCACAG acTACTGGTGCCTGGACGACCTGTACCGGGAGATGGTGAAGCACTACGTGGAAGTGCTGGAGAAGCTTCCAGAACATCGAGCAGACCCCGCTACCATTGACGGCTGCTCGCAGCTGAAGCCGGATAACTATCTCCTTGCCTGGCACACACCTTTCAACGAGAAGG GTTCGGGGTTTGGAGCTGCCACCAAAGCGATGTGCATCGGCATGCGGTACTGGAAGCCCGAGCGGCTGGAGACCCTGATTGAAGTCAGCATCGAGTGCGGCAGGATGACGCACAACCACCCCACAG GCTTCCTAGGGGCCCTCTGCACAGCTCTGTTTGCATCTTATGCCATACAAGGCAAGCCGCTGGAGCAGTGGGGGAGAGACATGATGAAGACAGTCCCACTGGCTGAAGAATATTGTAAGAAGACCATCCGGCACCTGGCAG AGTACCAGGAGCACTGGTTTTACTTTGAAGCTAAATGGCAGTTTTACCTGGAAGAGAGAAAGCTCAGTGAAGACACCGAAAGTCAAGCCGCCTTCCCTGACCATTACGATGCAGAGGAGAGGGACAAG ACCTACAAGAAATGGAGCTCAGAAGGCCGAGGGGGGCGACGGGGCCATGACGCCCCCATGATTGCCTACGACGCTCTCTTAGGAGCCGGGAACAACTGGACAGAGCTCTGCCACCGGGCCATGTTTCACGGAG GTGAGAGTGGGGCCACAGGGACCATCGCGGGCTGCCTGTTCGGACTGCTCCACGGCCTGGGCGCTGTTCCCGAAGGCCTGCACCAGGAGCTGGAGCACAGGGCGGAGCTGCTGCACCTGGGCGAGGCTCTCCACCGCCTGTCCACGGAGGAGAAGTAA